The following are from one region of the Dreissena polymorpha isolate Duluth1 chromosome 2, UMN_Dpol_1.0, whole genome shotgun sequence genome:
- the LOC127870058 gene encoding orexin receptor type 2-like translates to MSDEYDYEADPNNVPIEQLVPVSLTYGLTLILGLIGNCLVIISVVKFKKMQNVTNIFLLSLATADLLLVTICVPVKCVAFFSYTWTFGAVMCKLVHYVQNVSILCSIMNLTVLSLERYYAIIHPIRAKCVSTVTLAKKIIAVIWVLSFVLATPILEGRIHKPVGPENATVYWCTVSWETPLYGQLYGVYMFLSILVVPMCLMVFAYSGICRKMWVLHRKRPNIAQHR, encoded by the exons ATGTCCGACGAATACGACTACGAGGCCGACCCCAACAATGTACCAATCGAACAACTGGTGCCAGTATCGCTTACGTACGGACTCACATTGATACTTGGATTGATCGGAAACTGCTTAGTCATTATTTCGGTagtcaaatttaagaaaatgcAGAACGtgacaaatatatttttactaaGTCTGGCTACGGCGGACCTTCTGTTGGTCACGATATGTGTGCCTGTTAAG TGTGTCGCATTCTTTTCCTACACATGGACGTTTGGAGCAGTGATGTGCAAGCTCGTTCATTATGTACAGAACGTCTCAATCTTGTGTTCAATTATGAACCTGACTGTGCTTAGCTTAGAAAG ATATTACGCCATCATCCATCCAATAAGAGCTAAATGCGTCAGCACGGTTACACTGGCCAAAAAGATAATCGCTGTCATTTGGGTGCTCAGTTTTGTTCTGGCAACTCCAATTTTAGAAGGAAGA ATACATAAACCTGTTGGACCAGAAAACGCTACTGTCTACTGGTGCACCGTGAGCTGGGAGACACCATTGTATGGTCAGCTGTATGGCGTGTACATGTTCCTCTCGATTCTTGTGGTGCCCATGTGCCTCATGGTCTTTGCATATTCTGGCATTTGTAGAAAAATGTGGGTACTGCACCGAAAACGACCAAACATTGCCCAACATAGGTAA